The following coding sequences lie in one Negativicutes bacterium genomic window:
- the cbiF gene encoding cobalt-precorrin-4 C(11)-methyltransferase (catalyzes the formation of cobalt-precorrin-5 from cobalt-precorrin-4), whose translation AIVQKASWPEEKIVRGTLGDIAQKIKENDIMRTAMIVVGQCLDTSYSLSRLYAPEFAHMYRDASK comes from the coding sequence GCTATTGTTCAAAAAGCTTCTTGGCCGGAGGAAAAAATAGTTAGAGGAACTTTAGGTGATATTGCACAAAAAATTAAAGAAAATGATATTATGCGTACAGCAATGATAGTTGTAGGTCAATGTTTAGATACAAGCTACTCTTTGTCTAGATTATATGCCCCGGAGTTTGCTCATATGTATCGCGATGCTTCAAAATGA